A single Mangrovimonas sp. YM274 DNA region contains:
- a CDS encoding sigma-70 family RNA polymerase sigma factor, protein MKATADIYKPSHLRMTITETFPELISLKKANNKEDFNNLTLKILSSLKKYVQERLATLSNHPHFSRNKYSADDIIDQLFVEVYDNIEEVQKADDFYLWLFKKTDKLLEDITVDEEFDNFFNKNIDDFTKDERNEMEEQFSTDGDGDLLMLEELDDISYNKNDYTLNHVFIEDNEQQYIDQLDRKLDDNKIQKHIATVLKQLPAPIQSTFSLFANYNFTPTEIANLKQITTVSAIHLIQTARISIRDSFIKNYLNPNKP, encoded by the coding sequence ATGAAAGCTACAGCAGACATATACAAACCCAGCCACCTACGAATGACTATCACAGAGACATTCCCGGAGCTAATCAGCCTCAAAAAAGCAAACAACAAAGAAGACTTCAATAACCTCACTCTCAAAATTCTATCAAGCCTTAAGAAATATGTTCAAGAACGGCTGGCAACCCTATCGAACCATCCTCATTTTTCAAGAAACAAATACAGTGCAGATGATATTATAGATCAACTTTTTGTAGAGGTTTACGATAATATTGAAGAGGTACAAAAGGCTGATGACTTTTACTTGTGGTTATTCAAAAAAACAGACAAATTACTTGAAGATATTACTGTTGATGAGGAATTTGACAACTTTTTCAATAAAAATATTGACGACTTCACTAAAGACGAACGAAATGAAATGGAAGAACAGTTCAGCACAGATGGAGACGGCGATTTACTGATGCTTGAAGAGCTAGATGACATATCCTACAATAAAAACGATTACACTTTAAACCATGTTTTTATTGAAGATAACGAACAACAGTACATTGATCAATTGGACAGAAAATTGGACGACAACAAAATCCAAAAACACATTGCCACAGTACTTAAGCAGCTTCCCGCCCCTATTCAATCTACCTTCAGCCTATTTGCAAACTACAATTTTACCCCAACTGAAATAGCAAATCTCAAACAAATTACCACCGTATCAGCCATACACTTGATACAGACCGCCCGAATTAGCATTCGGGACAGTTTTATAAAGAACTATTTAAATCCTAATAAACCTTGA
- a CDS encoding M20/M25/M40 family metallo-hydrolase encodes MVCNLFARYLLIVGVTISTVGYAQESKDIIARIEQEANKNSQLENLAHHLLDVIGPRLTGTPQMEQASDWVMETYKKWGIDVEREDWGEWKGWERGITHIDMVSPRVQSLEGIQLAWSPTTPPEGVVGEVVTLPIVKDSIHFQKWLKTVKGKFVLTSKYELTGRPDSSWENFARPESFEKLKNSRDSITRAWYRNIARTGYKSADIVRLLENAGAVGIISSYWSKGFGVNRIFGSKTKGIPTLDVELEDYAMLYRLAESGAKPKVRVVARSKDLGLVPAFNTIGMIKGSKKPEEYVILSAHLDSWDGATGATDNGTGTVLMMEVMRILKKVYPNPKRTILVGHWGSEEQGLNGSRAFVEDHPEIVEYVQVVLNQDNGTGRITDISGAGFLNSYEYLSRWLAAVPKEISQQVKTTFPGSPSSGGSDNASFVAAGVPAFYLGALNWDYRDYTWHTNRDTYDKIVFDDLRNNVILTAVLAYMASEDPETASREKIVMPTDPKTGEQQLWPEQKSPKRLGGVD; translated from the coding sequence ATGGTATGTAATCTGTTTGCAAGGTATTTATTAATAGTTGGGGTGACGATCTCCACCGTTGGTTATGCTCAAGAATCCAAAGATATTATCGCTCGAATAGAGCAAGAGGCCAATAAAAATTCCCAATTGGAAAATTTGGCACATCACCTTTTGGATGTCATTGGTCCCAGGTTAACAGGAACACCACAAATGGAACAGGCTAGTGATTGGGTTATGGAAACCTATAAAAAATGGGGAATTGATGTAGAAAGAGAGGATTGGGGAGAGTGGAAAGGTTGGGAGCGTGGGATTACCCATATCGATATGGTGTCACCTCGTGTGCAATCTTTAGAGGGGATTCAATTAGCTTGGAGTCCAACAACACCTCCAGAAGGTGTGGTTGGAGAGGTGGTGACCTTGCCTATAGTGAAAGATTCTATACATTTTCAGAAATGGTTAAAGACAGTAAAAGGAAAGTTTGTTTTGACTTCGAAGTACGAGTTAACAGGGCGTCCTGATAGTAGTTGGGAGAACTTTGCTAGGCCCGAGTCATTTGAAAAATTGAAGAATTCTCGCGATTCCATTACAAGAGCATGGTATAGAAACATTGCGAGAACTGGCTATAAAAGTGCGGATATTGTGAGGTTATTAGAGAATGCTGGAGCGGTTGGAATAATCTCTAGTTATTGGTCCAAAGGCTTTGGGGTGAACCGTATTTTTGGATCCAAGACAAAAGGCATTCCAACCCTAGATGTGGAATTGGAGGATTATGCCATGCTATATCGTTTAGCGGAAAGTGGAGCGAAGCCTAAAGTTAGGGTGGTCGCTCGTTCAAAAGATTTGGGTTTGGTGCCCGCATTTAATACCATTGGAATGATTAAAGGGTCTAAGAAACCTGAAGAATATGTCATTTTATCGGCGCATTTGGATTCATGGGATGGTGCCACGGGAGCAACCGATAATGGAACAGGAACTGTGTTGATGATGGAAGTGATGCGCATTCTGAAAAAAGTGTATCCCAATCCAAAACGTACCATTTTAGTAGGGCATTGGGGAAGTGAAGAACAAGGCTTGAATGGTTCCAGAGCTTTTGTAGAAGACCATCCTGAAATTGTGGAATACGTGCAGGTGGTCTTGAATCAGGATAACGGAACGGGGAGAATCACGGATATCTCTGGGGCGGGTTTTTTGAATTCCTACGAATATCTCTCAAGATGGTTGGCAGCCGTACCTAAAGAAATTTCACAACAGGTGAAAACTACGTTTCCAGGGTCGCCTAGTAGCGGTGGTTCGGATAATGCGTCCTTTGTGGCCGCAGGTGTGCCGGCGTTTTATCTAGGAGCTCTTAATTGGGATTACAGGGATTATACTTGGCATACCAATCGGGATACTTATGACAAGATTGTGTTTGATGATTTAAGGAACAACGTAATTTTAACGGCAGTCCTAGCTTATATGGCTTCCGAGGATCCTGAAACCGCTTCTCGTGAAAAAATAGTTATGCCTACGGATCCTAAAACAGGTGAACAGCAATTGTGGCCTGAACAGAAATCACCGAAAAGGTTGGGTGGCGTTGATTAG
- a CDS encoding nitrate/nitrite transporter produces MTISEKPAKRILPIIVISQFCCTSLWFAGNGIMDNLVKNFNLNETALGNLTSAVQFGFIIGTLTFALLTIADRFSPSKVFLTCAILGAVCNSCMIFNSNNYSTLFTFRFLTGFFLAGIYPVGMKIAADYYQKGLGKSLGFLVGALVIGTALPHLLKSAMQTISWTYVLTATSCLTLIGGVVIAIFVPNGPYRKASKGLDFKAISRVFKNRKFRSAAFGYFGHMWELYAFWAFVPFMLKHYNQQTHSNINISLTAFTIIAIGGLSCVLAGYISQRKGTKHTASTALLLSGICCLLFPLVFQLGNFLFVSFLIFWGMVVIMDSPMFSTMVAQNAPTEIKGTALTIVNCIGFAITIFSIQLLTQLNSRFDSPLIFSILAIGPIFGLIALWKPKN; encoded by the coding sequence ATGACTATTTCCGAAAAACCAGCCAAACGCATCCTTCCCATTATTGTGATCTCACAATTTTGTTGCACCTCACTTTGGTTTGCAGGAAATGGTATCATGGATAATTTGGTTAAAAATTTCAACTTAAACGAAACCGCCTTGGGCAACCTTACCTCTGCCGTACAATTTGGTTTTATAATCGGCACCTTAACCTTTGCCTTACTCACCATTGCCGACAGGTTTTCTCCTTCCAAAGTCTTTTTAACCTGCGCCATTCTTGGAGCGGTATGTAATAGCTGTATGATTTTCAATAGCAACAACTATAGCACCTTATTCACCTTTCGTTTTTTAACAGGATTCTTCCTTGCAGGCATTTATCCAGTAGGCATGAAAATTGCCGCTGACTACTATCAAAAAGGACTAGGCAAATCATTAGGATTTCTTGTTGGCGCTCTGGTTATTGGTACAGCTCTCCCTCATCTTTTGAAAAGCGCGATGCAAACCATCTCTTGGACCTATGTATTAACAGCCACCTCCTGTTTGACTCTCATTGGAGGGGTAGTTATTGCCATTTTTGTTCCAAACGGCCCTTACCGAAAAGCTAGTAAAGGTTTAGATTTTAAAGCCATCTCAAGAGTTTTTAAAAACAGAAAATTCCGATCTGCGGCCTTTGGATATTTTGGTCATATGTGGGAACTCTATGCGTTTTGGGCATTTGTACCTTTTATGCTAAAACATTACAACCAACAAACCCATAGTAACATCAACATCTCTTTAACAGCGTTCACCATCATCGCTATTGGAGGACTCTCTTGCGTATTGGCAGGATATATTTCCCAACGCAAAGGAACCAAACACACCGCCTCAACAGCACTTTTACTTTCGGGCATATGCTGTCTTCTTTTTCCTTTGGTTTTTCAACTTGGAAATTTCCTTTTTGTGTCATTTTTGATTTTTTGGGGAATGGTAGTCATCATGGACTCCCCTATGTTTTCTACCATGGTTGCCCAAAATGCGCCCACAGAAATAAAAGGAACCGCGCTCACCATTGTCAATTGTATTGGTTTTGCAATCACCATATTCAGCATTCAACTTTTAACCCAATTAAATAGCCGTTTCGATTCGCCTCTCATATTTTCGATTTTAGCTATTGGTCCGATATTTGGACTTATCGCCCTGTGGAAACCAAAAAACTAA
- the metK gene encoding methionine adenosyltransferase, whose amino-acid sequence MAYLFTSESVSEGHPDKVADQISDALIDNFLAFDPDSKVACETLVTTGQVVLAGEVKSNTYLDVQKIARDTINKIGYTKGAYMFDGNSCGVFSAIHEQSEDINRGVDRASKEEQGAGDQGMMFGYATNETENYMPLALDLSHNILKELAELRRENQDITYLRPDSKSQVTIEYSDDNAPQRIDSIVISTQHDDFGSDDEMLAKIRKDLVEILIPRVIAKQPEHIQQLFNDNITYHINPTGKFVIGGPHGDTGLTGRKIIVDTYGGKGAHGGGAFSGKDPSKVDRSAAYATRHIAKNLVAAGVCDEVLIQVSYAIGVVEPMGIFVDTYGTSHVDLTDGEIAKKVAQIFDMRPAAIEERLKLRQPMYSETAAYGHMGRTNEVVSKVFSQPNGEDITMDVELFTWEKLDYVDTVKTSFGL is encoded by the coding sequence ATGGCATATTTATTTACTTCGGAGAGTGTATCTGAAGGACACCCAGACAAAGTAGCGGACCAAATAAGTGATGCTCTTATTGATAATTTTCTAGCCTTTGATCCAGATTCCAAAGTGGCTTGCGAAACCTTGGTAACCACAGGACAAGTTGTACTTGCAGGAGAGGTAAAATCGAACACCTATCTAGATGTACAAAAAATAGCAAGGGACACTATCAACAAAATTGGATATACCAAAGGCGCCTATATGTTTGACGGCAATTCGTGTGGTGTATTTTCTGCAATCCACGAACAGTCTGAAGATATCAACCGAGGGGTAGACAGAGCTTCCAAAGAAGAACAAGGAGCAGGTGACCAAGGAATGATGTTTGGCTATGCCACCAACGAAACCGAAAACTACATGCCTTTGGCTTTGGATTTATCTCACAACATCCTTAAGGAGCTTGCCGAATTAAGAAGAGAAAATCAAGACATTACATATTTACGCCCCGACTCTAAAAGCCAAGTAACCATTGAATATAGCGATGACAATGCGCCTCAACGTATTGACTCTATTGTAATTTCTACGCAACACGACGACTTTGGCAGCGACGATGAAATGCTGGCTAAAATCCGTAAGGATTTAGTGGAAATTTTAATTCCTCGTGTTATTGCAAAACAACCAGAGCACATTCAACAATTGTTCAACGACAACATCACATACCATATCAATCCTACCGGAAAGTTTGTAATTGGTGGTCCTCACGGAGACACAGGGTTGACCGGACGAAAAATTATTGTGGACACTTACGGAGGCAAAGGAGCTCACGGAGGTGGTGCTTTTTCAGGAAAAGATCCAAGTAAAGTAGACCGAAGTGCCGCTTATGCCACTAGACACATTGCCAAAAACTTGGTTGCCGCAGGTGTTTGTGACGAGGTATTGATTCAAGTGAGTTATGCTATTGGAGTAGTTGAGCCTATGGGAATCTTTGTGGATACTTATGGTACTTCACATGTAGATTTGACAGACGGAGAAATTGCCAAAAAAGTAGCACAAATTTTCGATATGCGCCCAGCAGCCATTGAAGAGCGTTTAAAATTACGCCAACCAATGTACAGTGAAACTGCCGCTTACGGACATATGGGACGTACCAATGAAGTGGTTTCTAAAGTATTTTCGCAACCAAATGGAGAAGACATCACAATGGATGTTGAACTATTTACTTGGGAAAAACTAGATTATGTAGATACGGTAAAGACCTCTTTTGGACTTTAA
- a CDS encoding phosphoenolpyruvate carboxylase, protein MGTQPKLTRFNQEVLSKYQIYNSIFMTLPFDTISKTGVLLPLFHETCKKGFERGDDPTTIVDTFFSKYQGRRSKESQINLLFRFIQYIERQVVLFDAIEDAAFPTVNNMDGIGTLRSLKEAVASDGNLEMLRQYLEEFKVRIVLTAHPTQFYPGSVLGIITDLTEAIKNNDLLQINDLLAQLGKTPFFKRTKPTPYDEAISLIWYLENVFYYSFGTIYDYIQQNIFDGKQVDNDIINLGFWPGGDRDGNPFVTPEITLKVASRLKMTILKNYYKSVRKLRRRLTFSDVEDRVAALESQLYNAFIDVDAANNITLEHFKSELEFILKTIKEKHQSLYFKEVNSLLNKVHLFGFHFATLDIRQDSRAHDKVFTEMVDTLIASGSDIFPKNYNELSETEQVKILSEVKGKVDLSLIKDEEVLKALNTIKAIKEIQSKNGERAANRYIISNNQTTLNVMQLFAMLKLVAFQDELTVDIGPLFETITDLENAHLVMEELYTNPAYKAHLKARGNKQTIMLGFSDGTKDGGYLMANWAIFKAKERLTEVSRKYDVSVIFFDGRGGPPARGGGKTHQFYASLGPTIEDKEVQLTIQGQTISSNFGTLDSSQYNMEQLISSGIYNQLHEDVNRMSPDNVKVMDDLANTSLQTYMDFKGHPMFIPYLERMSTLKYYAKTNIGSRPSKRGKSDKLIFSDLRAIPFVGSWSQLKQNVPGFFGVGTALKKYEDAGEFDKVKHLYKSSNFFRTLIANSMMSLSKSFFDLTKYMAEDPEFGEFWEIIHTEYETTKRLLLKLTDSKVLMEDEPAGKASIEVRESIVLPLLTIQQYALKKIQELEKAEVRDEAQIEIFEKIVTRSLFGNINASRNSA, encoded by the coding sequence ATGGGAACACAACCAAAATTAACACGATTTAATCAAGAAGTATTGTCCAAATATCAGATATACAACAGTATATTCATGACTTTACCTTTTGATACCATTTCCAAAACAGGCGTTTTATTGCCGTTATTTCATGAAACCTGTAAAAAGGGGTTTGAACGAGGAGATGACCCAACAACGATAGTAGATACCTTTTTTTCAAAATACCAAGGAAGGCGCAGTAAGGAAAGTCAAATTAATTTACTGTTCCGCTTTATTCAATACATCGAGCGTCAAGTAGTATTGTTTGATGCTATTGAGGATGCTGCTTTCCCAACGGTAAATAACATGGATGGGATAGGGACCTTGAGAAGCTTAAAAGAAGCTGTCGCCTCCGACGGTAATTTGGAAATGTTGAGACAGTATCTGGAAGAATTTAAGGTGCGAATTGTACTTACGGCACACCCAACCCAGTTTTATCCGGGATCGGTTTTGGGGATTATTACGGATCTTACCGAGGCTATCAAGAATAACGATTTGCTACAGATCAATGATCTTTTGGCACAGTTGGGGAAAACGCCCTTTTTTAAGCGTACCAAGCCTACGCCATACGATGAAGCTATCAGCTTAATCTGGTACCTAGAAAATGTATTTTATTATTCCTTCGGAACAATTTATGACTATATCCAACAAAACATTTTTGATGGCAAACAGGTGGATAATGATATCATCAACCTAGGGTTTTGGCCTGGGGGAGATAGGGACGGAAATCCTTTTGTAACTCCGGAGATTACACTTAAAGTGGCTAGTAGGTTAAAAATGACCATTCTTAAGAACTACTATAAAAGTGTAAGAAAGTTGAGGAGAAGGTTGACTTTTAGTGATGTTGAAGATAGAGTGGCTGCTTTGGAGTCTCAATTATATAATGCATTTATAGATGTAGATGCCGCTAACAATATTACTTTGGAGCATTTCAAATCGGAACTTGAGTTCATTCTTAAGACTATTAAGGAAAAGCACCAATCTCTTTATTTTAAAGAAGTGAATAGCTTGTTGAATAAAGTGCATCTTTTCGGATTTCATTTTGCAACTTTAGATATCAGGCAAGATAGTCGAGCGCACGACAAGGTATTTACGGAAATGGTGGATACCCTTATTGCTAGTGGAAGTGATATTTTTCCGAAAAACTATAATGAGCTTTCTGAAACAGAACAGGTCAAGATTCTTTCTGAAGTAAAAGGAAAGGTGGATTTATCTTTAATAAAGGACGAAGAAGTACTGAAGGCCTTGAATACTATAAAGGCTATTAAGGAAATTCAGAGTAAGAATGGTGAGCGAGCTGCCAACCGATATATTATCAGTAACAATCAAACCACTCTCAATGTTATGCAGCTGTTTGCTATGCTTAAGTTGGTGGCTTTCCAAGATGAATTGACAGTTGATATCGGGCCATTGTTTGAGACGATTACCGATTTGGAAAATGCCCACTTGGTAATGGAAGAACTTTATACCAATCCTGCATATAAAGCGCACCTAAAAGCTAGAGGAAATAAACAGACCATAATGTTAGGGTTTTCAGATGGAACCAAGGATGGTGGATACCTCATGGCTAACTGGGCTATTTTTAAAGCTAAAGAGCGACTCACCGAGGTGTCACGTAAATATGATGTGTCTGTCATATTCTTTGATGGTCGGGGAGGACCGCCGGCAAGAGGTGGAGGTAAAACACATCAGTTTTACGCGTCTTTGGGGCCTACAATCGAAGATAAGGAAGTGCAGTTGACCATTCAGGGGCAGACGATCAGTTCTAATTTTGGAACTTTAGATTCCTCGCAATACAATATGGAGCAATTGATAAGTTCCGGAATCTATAACCAATTGCATGAAGATGTTAATAGAATGTCTCCAGACAATGTTAAGGTAATGGATGATTTGGCTAATACAAGTCTCCAAACTTATATGGACTTTAAGGGGCATCCTATGTTTATTCCGTATTTGGAACGCATGAGTACGCTTAAATACTATGCTAAAACTAATATAGGAAGTCGCCCGTCGAAACGTGGAAAGTCTGATAAGCTTATATTTTCAGATTTAAGAGCGATTCCGTTTGTTGGATCTTGGAGTCAGTTGAAACAAAATGTACCTGGTTTTTTTGGAGTAGGAACAGCGCTTAAAAAATATGAGGATGCTGGTGAGTTTGATAAAGTGAAGCATTTGTACAAAAGCTCTAATTTCTTTAGAACTTTAATTGCCAATAGTATGATGTCTTTATCAAAATCCTTTTTTGATTTGACCAAGTATATGGCTGAAGATCCTGAATTTGGTGAGTTCTGGGAAATCATTCATACCGAGTATGAAACTACTAAGCGTTTATTGTTAAAGCTTACGGATTCTAAAGTGTTGATGGAAGATGAGCCAGCGGGGAAGGCTTCAATTGAGGTAAGAGAGTCTATTGTGTTGCCTTTGTTGACCATTCAGCAATATGCTCTTAAAAAAATACAGGAGCTTGAAAAAGCAGAGGTGAGAGATGAAGCGCAAATTGAGATTTTTGAAAAAATAGTGACGCGCTCACTATTCGGGAATATCAATGCCAGTAGAAATTCTGCATAA